From one Doryrhamphus excisus isolate RoL2022-K1 chromosome 9, RoL_Dexc_1.0, whole genome shotgun sequence genomic stretch:
- the cd302 gene encoding CD302 antigen isoform X2 gives MESLQKSGRRSLSQTCCLFVLLLQLQAALTGDCPADGRTWVPFKDRCYHFVHGEEDKLKVYTFQRAKSLCHNHELLTLQTAEENDFVVKYSPEVWKGQVNVWLGMYYDTNSENMTWFGEDLVRFTNWESGSSQSDLVPMDTCVALHSDTGKWETVSCSDDLENGVICETAQTVEIKTKPSALLSALVILSVIAIVAVSAVIWFLHQRHHSLGSTVVTAFEYHPPFRVPDSDRSCLVEAEEMDSGP, from the exons ATGGAGTCGCTGCAGAAAAGTGGTCGTCGTTCTCTGTCACAGACATGCTGCTTGTTTGTGCTTCTCCTCCAACTCCAGGCTGCTTTAACGGGAG ACTGCCCAGCAGATGGACGCACCTGGGTGCCCTTCAAGGACAGATGCTACCACTTTGTCCATGGAGAAGAAGACAAACTCAAAGTGTATACTTTTCAGAGGGCGAAAAGCCTCTGCCACAACCATG AGCTGCTGACCCTCCAGACTGCTGAGGAGAATGACTTTGTTGTCAAATATAGCCCAGAGGTGTGGAAAGGCCAAGTCAACGTGTGGCTGGGGATGTATTACGACACAAACA GTGAAAACATGACGTGGTTCGGTGAGGATCTGGTGAGATTCACTAACTGGGAAAGCGGATCGTCTCAATCCGATCTGGTGCCCATGGATACATGTGTGGCGCTACACAGTGACACGGGAAAGTGGGAAACGGTCAGCTGCTCCGATGACCTGGAGAATGGAGTGATCTGTGAGACGGCTCAGA CAGTGGAAATCAAGACGA AACCCAGCGCACTGCTGTCAGCACTGGTCATTCTCAGCGTGATTGCCATTGTTGCCGTCTCCGCCGTCATCTGGTTCCTGCACCAGAGGCACCACAGTCTGGGCTCCACTGTCGTCACGGCCTTCGAGTACCATCCTCCGTTCAGAGTCCCGGACTCGGACCGGTCCTGCCTGGTGGAGGCTGAGGAGATGGACAGCGGACCGTAG
- the cd302 gene encoding CD302 antigen isoform X1, which produces MESLQKSGRRSLSQTCCLFVLLLQLQAALTGDCPADGRTWVPFKDRCYHFVHGEEDKLKVYTFQRAKSLCHNHELLTLQTAEENDFVVKYSPEVWKGQVNVWLGMYYDTNSENMTWFGEDLVRFTNWESGSSQSDLVPMDTCVALHSDTGKWETVSCSDDLENGVICETAQKAVEIKTKPSALLSALVILSVIAIVAVSAVIWFLHQRHHSLGSTVVTAFEYHPPFRVPDSDRSCLVEAEEMDSGP; this is translated from the exons ATGGAGTCGCTGCAGAAAAGTGGTCGTCGTTCTCTGTCACAGACATGCTGCTTGTTTGTGCTTCTCCTCCAACTCCAGGCTGCTTTAACGGGAG ACTGCCCAGCAGATGGACGCACCTGGGTGCCCTTCAAGGACAGATGCTACCACTTTGTCCATGGAGAAGAAGACAAACTCAAAGTGTATACTTTTCAGAGGGCGAAAAGCCTCTGCCACAACCATG AGCTGCTGACCCTCCAGACTGCTGAGGAGAATGACTTTGTTGTCAAATATAGCCCAGAGGTGTGGAAAGGCCAAGTCAACGTGTGGCTGGGGATGTATTACGACACAAACA GTGAAAACATGACGTGGTTCGGTGAGGATCTGGTGAGATTCACTAACTGGGAAAGCGGATCGTCTCAATCCGATCTGGTGCCCATGGATACATGTGTGGCGCTACACAGTGACACGGGAAAGTGGGAAACGGTCAGCTGCTCCGATGACCTGGAGAATGGAGTGATCTGTGAGACGGCTCAGA aagCAGTGGAAATCAAGACGA AACCCAGCGCACTGCTGTCAGCACTGGTCATTCTCAGCGTGATTGCCATTGTTGCCGTCTCCGCCGTCATCTGGTTCCTGCACCAGAGGCACCACAGTCTGGGCTCCACTGTCGTCACGGCCTTCGAGTACCATCCTCCGTTCAGAGTCCCGGACTCGGACCGGTCCTGCCTGGTGGAGGCTGAGGAGATGGACAGCGGACCGTAG
- the LOC131136061 gene encoding ly6/PLAUR domain-containing protein 1-like produces the protein MRIFTVLTLLLVFFQSGLSLQIQCYQCEELTSDCSSPQFIVNCTVNVQDMCQNEVLVKEDGIRYRKSCASSGACLIASSGYQQFCTGKMNSVCITCCNTSLCNGPRPKKRAQPSAAITLTTPHLTVFIFFFMLLAFSF, from the exons ATGCGGATCTTCACAGTCTTAACTTTGCTTCTGGTCTTCTTCCAGTCAG gctTGTCTCTGCAAATCCAGTGCTACCAGTGTGAGGAGTTAACCAGCGACTGCTCTTCACCACAATTCATCGTCAACTGTACCGTCAACGTGCAGGACATGTGTCAGAATGAAGTTCTAGTGAAGGAAGATG GGATACGCTACCGCAAATCCTGCGCCTCCTCAGGAGCCTGTCTCATCGCTTCTTCTGGCTACCAGCAGTTCTGCACCGGCAAGATGAACTCAGTGTGCATCACATGCTGCAACACATCACTGTGTAACGGACCACGCCCAAAGAAACGAGCCCAACCATCCGCCGCTATTACCTTGACCACGCCACATCtcactgtttttattttcttcttcatgCTACTTGCCTTCAGCTTTTAA